One region of Edaphobacter bradus genomic DNA includes:
- a CDS encoding TonB-dependent receptor domain-containing protein, producing MLTRRRLDWSRFLTLFALLGLGVAAMDAQLAVTTATLSGTVTDPSGAIIPQATVKMSSVEEGIARKLTTDAGGHYSFTQLPPATYALEVQAQGFKVYKQPGIVLDAAQSASQNVALTIGSVSEEIVVSEQASLLNTQNANLSADIPGKEVVELPLNLRNVYGLATLNSSVNNTSESQMLLGGGGPSTGDADQDISFLNFAGGFFGTSAYLLDGAWDTDPEWGAVDYVPSVDSVQEFKVQNNSFTAQYGWSTGNVVNVVTKSGTNAFHGDVYGFYRNSTLDANLWFNNHNHLARSDFNRNQLGFSAGGPLYIPKLYKQREKTFIFGLYEHLSLSTPANSTFTVPNANFLAGHFAELLGPQQGVDALGRPIYFGQIYDPRSTRAITAGQVDPKTGLIATRSGYIRDPIQNNDITTLGPMDPTGVKLASYYPKATGPGITNNLVATGTNPAHSNEYTIRLDHNINDASRLYFRYSYKEEFKTGTPNYWGSSNPAGPGNARPNNRYNLAAGYSQIFSPTFTMNLMSGVEVWHETSTNQSRGFKPSSLGLPTYLDQNSPEFPIVTIGGQSPLGPLTNETVTNHGPIGSVALDFIKTHRRHTLNFGFMFVEQEDDQANYFQSNLASNGRFTTGPDPNAATGFTTGNGLAQLLLGVVDGGATGTTYNPAVAIHYFGGYLQDDWNPIPKLTLNLGLRYEIQTAPTYRHNVASVFNPNVPNPIGTALGKTLPGALQFLSDKQRASYDTNFNNWAPRVGFTYQAAPNVVVRGGYGIFYPASISCCFDASASGFASQTNVPFTLNAISPNPAVTLTNPWPNGFIPITGNALGEMQQVGYGVGSNFRQRAASYVQQYLVGLQWSITPSDMLDINYIGNKGTHMLTANINRSQLNPSYLSMGQAALNTLVPNPFYGAIAPGNSSCALDQPKVVQSQLLQPYPQFCGVTENGANIGFSNYNALQINFNHRFSKGLTGLVSYTYSKFLDNVEGNNAWSYSGNSGPANNYNLAAEKSVDGSDIPHNLVASYVYELPIGRGKAFGGGMSRLADAVVGGWEISQIATFKQGIPISVSGSDIASYGGSPRPDVIGNVHVAHQSIHEWFNTGAFAYAPYGTFGTAPRFFSYLRGPGYQNWDTAILKNWRFRESMRLQFRAELFNTFNHPQFYAPQFGGETYTGCDPNSGTPGCASSLGQITNAFPARTVQFAGKFYW from the coding sequence ATGCTGACACGACGAAGATTAGATTGGAGTCGATTCCTGACTCTGTTTGCGCTGCTGGGGCTAGGGGTTGCGGCGATGGATGCGCAACTGGCGGTCACAACGGCGACACTTTCCGGCACGGTCACCGATCCGAGCGGAGCGATCATCCCGCAGGCCACTGTGAAGATGTCGAGCGTAGAAGAGGGCATCGCTCGGAAGCTGACAACTGACGCGGGCGGGCACTACTCGTTCACGCAGCTTCCGCCGGCAACCTACGCTCTTGAGGTCCAGGCGCAGGGGTTCAAGGTATATAAACAGCCGGGAATTGTGCTCGACGCAGCGCAGTCGGCGAGCCAGAATGTTGCCCTTACGATAGGTTCGGTCAGCGAGGAGATTGTGGTCAGCGAGCAGGCTTCGCTTCTGAATACCCAGAATGCGAATCTGTCGGCGGACATTCCGGGCAAAGAGGTGGTGGAGCTTCCTCTGAACCTCAGGAATGTGTATGGCCTTGCCACGCTGAACTCTTCGGTCAACAACACGTCGGAGAGCCAGATGCTGCTGGGCGGCGGCGGCCCGAGCACAGGCGATGCCGACCAGGACATCTCATTTCTGAACTTTGCCGGCGGGTTCTTCGGAACGTCGGCCTATCTGCTGGACGGCGCATGGGACACGGACCCCGAGTGGGGCGCGGTCGATTATGTTCCGTCGGTGGACTCCGTGCAGGAGTTCAAGGTCCAGAACAACTCGTTCACGGCGCAGTATGGCTGGAGCACGGGCAATGTCGTCAACGTCGTCACCAAGTCGGGGACCAATGCCTTCCACGGCGACGTCTATGGCTTCTATCGCAACTCCACGCTCGATGCCAACCTGTGGTTCAACAACCACAACCACCTCGCCCGTTCAGACTTCAACCGCAATCAGCTGGGATTTTCGGCGGGTGGACCGCTGTATATTCCGAAGCTGTACAAGCAGCGTGAGAAGACCTTCATCTTCGGGCTCTATGAGCACCTCAGCCTGTCTACCCCCGCCAACAGCACCTTCACGGTTCCCAATGCGAACTTCCTCGCGGGACACTTCGCTGAGCTTCTGGGGCCGCAACAGGGTGTCGATGCTCTAGGCCGTCCTATCTACTTCGGTCAGATCTACGATCCGCGCAGCACCCGTGCCATTACGGCAGGTCAGGTCGATCCTAAGACCGGGCTGATTGCCACCAGATCGGGTTATATTCGTGATCCCATCCAGAACAACGACATCACTACACTCGGCCCGATGGATCCCACTGGGGTCAAGTTGGCCAGCTACTATCCCAAGGCGACAGGCCCCGGAATCACCAATAACCTCGTCGCGACCGGAACTAACCCTGCCCACTCGAACGAGTACACGATCCGGTTGGATCACAACATTAATGATGCGTCCCGTCTCTACTTCCGCTATTCCTACAAGGAGGAGTTCAAGACCGGAACGCCCAACTACTGGGGCTCCAGCAACCCGGCAGGCCCCGGCAACGCCAGGCCGAACAACCGCTATAACCTCGCGGCCGGGTACAGTCAGATCTTCAGCCCGACCTTCACCATGAACCTTATGTCGGGTGTTGAGGTCTGGCATGAGACTTCGACGAATCAGTCCAGAGGGTTCAAGCCATCGAGTCTCGGCCTTCCGACCTATCTTGATCAAAACAGCCCGGAGTTCCCAATCGTCACTATCGGCGGCCAATCCCCTCTCGGTCCGTTGACCAATGAGACGGTGACCAATCATGGCCCCATCGGAAGCGTCGCACTCGACTTCATCAAGACGCATAGACGTCACACGCTGAACTTCGGCTTCATGTTCGTCGAGCAGGAGGACGATCAGGCCAACTACTTCCAGTCCAACCTCGCGTCCAACGGAAGATTCACCACCGGCCCCGATCCGAACGCGGCTACTGGCTTCACAACCGGAAACGGGTTGGCTCAGCTCTTGCTCGGCGTTGTAGATGGCGGCGCGACCGGAACGACCTATAACCCCGCCGTTGCCATCCACTACTTCGGAGGGTATCTGCAGGACGACTGGAACCCGATTCCGAAGCTCACGCTGAACCTTGGACTTCGCTACGAGATCCAGACCGCGCCCACCTATCGGCACAACGTGGCGTCGGTCTTCAACCCCAACGTGCCCAACCCGATTGGCACGGCGCTCGGAAAAACGCTTCCTGGTGCGCTGCAGTTTCTTTCAGACAAGCAGCGTGCCTCCTACGACACCAACTTCAACAACTGGGCTCCTCGCGTAGGTTTCACCTATCAGGCGGCGCCGAACGTAGTAGTTCGTGGTGGATACGGCATCTTCTACCCGGCGTCGATCTCCTGCTGCTTCGATGCGAGTGCCTCCGGCTTTGCCAGCCAGACGAACGTTCCCTTTACCCTCAATGCAATCAGCCCAAACCCTGCCGTTACACTAACCAACCCGTGGCCGAACGGCTTCATTCCAATCACCGGCAACGCGCTGGGCGAGATGCAGCAGGTCGGGTACGGAGTCGGCAGCAACTTCCGTCAGCGCGCCGCGAGCTATGTCCAGCAGTATCTGGTGGGCTTGCAGTGGAGCATCACGCCAAGCGACATGCTGGACATCAACTATATCGGCAACAAAGGCACACATATGCTGACGGCGAACATCAATCGCAGTCAGCTCAATCCCAGCTACCTTTCGATGGGACAGGCGGCGCTCAACACCCTCGTCCCCAATCCGTTCTACGGTGCGATTGCACCTGGGAACAGCAGTTGCGCTCTCGACCAGCCTAAGGTCGTGCAGTCGCAATTGCTGCAACCCTATCCGCAGTTCTGTGGCGTCACCGAGAACGGAGCCAACATTGGCTTCTCGAACTACAACGCGCTGCAGATCAACTTCAATCACCGCTTCAGCAAGGGTCTAACAGGGCTTGTCTCCTACACCTACTCCAAGTTCCTGGATAACGTGGAAGGCAATAACGCCTGGTCCTACTCTGGCAACTCTGGACCGGCAAACAACTACAACCTCGCCGCCGAGAAGAGCGTCGACGGCTCGGACATTCCTCACAACCTCGTTGCGAGTTATGTCTACGAGCTTCCGATCGGCCGAGGCAAAGCCTTTGGCGGAGGCATGAGCCGTCTCGCCGACGCCGTTGTCGGCGGGTGGGAGATCTCGCAGATTGCCACATTCAAGCAGGGAATTCCGATCAGCGTCAGTGGTTCGGACATCGCCTCCTATGGTGGCAGTCCGAGACCAGATGTCATCGGCAACGTCCATGTAGCGCACCAATCGATCCACGAATGGTTCAATACCGGGGCGTTCGCTTACGCTCCCTACGGGACATTCGGAACCGCGCCGCGCTTCTTCTCCTACCTTCGTGGCCCCGGCTATCAGAACTGGGACACGGCGATTTTGAAGAACTGGCGGTTCCGCGAATCCATGCGCCTGCAGTTCCGTGCTGAGCTGTTCAACACGTTCAATCATCCGCAGTTCTATGCTCCTCAGTTCGGAGGCGAAACCTACACAGGCTGCGATCCGAATTCAGGCACACCAGGATGCGCATCGAGCCTCGGACAGATAACAAATGCATTCCCCGCTAGAACCGTACAATTCGCAGGAAAGTTCTATTGGTGA
- a CDS encoding tetratricopeptide repeat protein: MRICLKLTVLILLAAQSGLGQQNPQTTLESLLATAKQAQARSDYAAAANAYKQAVAIRPEVPELWANLGLMEHETGNYADAIRSFQQARRLKPQLYVPTLFLGVDYARTGKAKEAVPLLLAAEKMNATDSQPYLALGRAYASLQEYGAAAQAFAHVTRSDPAQSQAWFSLGMAYLHQVEADARTMTGKGQNSPYAKALFAGSLANQSRYIEAADLYKSVLSSSEQPPCIRGELGFVYLKQRDVSGAAQQFSAESEPVCSLALLGQARLRVDAGSNEEGLKLLAQLWDRDPGFLQANVSAFAEGMAQDRGSSFASFLTRQHGSHELPDGLYGLLTANLRSQSAQMQAVPTRVRATSPSLAAAEKDYASGRYKRCADRTANSLATKNQSGLRLLAACSSLTGDEELSSRASGELRALAPQSMEALYWSIKSNERLAFQALERYEQLEPNSERTHLLLGDIFVQRERYGDARAEYQKALALSPGDPAALAGLASAALRDGNVDQAFEAAQKALERAPEDPEINLLMAEALVERHELPDAEPFLKKGLNAKPQMLPHVHALLGRVYAATSRPQEAISELKIGLESDDDGSVHYQLARLYRQAGDDRNAAIAMEQMKAIQQRRREGAVTALKDSHPSSLDDEP; this comes from the coding sequence TTGAGAATCTGTCTCAAACTAACCGTGCTGATTCTGCTGGCCGCCCAATCAGGACTCGGCCAGCAGAATCCGCAAACGACGCTGGAGTCGTTGCTGGCAACTGCGAAACAAGCGCAGGCCCGCAGCGACTATGCAGCGGCCGCAAATGCTTACAAGCAAGCCGTCGCGATTCGTCCGGAGGTTCCGGAGCTATGGGCAAACCTCGGACTTATGGAGCATGAGACGGGGAACTATGCGGACGCAATCCGGAGCTTTCAACAGGCGCGCAGGCTCAAGCCTCAGTTGTATGTCCCCACACTCTTTCTTGGTGTCGACTATGCCCGGACCGGAAAGGCAAAAGAAGCAGTCCCACTCCTGCTGGCGGCGGAAAAGATGAACGCTACCGATTCGCAGCCGTATCTCGCCCTGGGCCGCGCCTACGCTTCGCTGCAGGAGTATGGCGCGGCGGCGCAGGCGTTCGCGCACGTCACGCGCAGCGATCCTGCGCAGAGCCAGGCGTGGTTCTCGCTTGGGATGGCATACCTCCATCAGGTGGAGGCGGATGCGCGGACGATGACGGGGAAGGGTCAGAACTCCCCTTACGCGAAGGCGCTCTTTGCGGGCTCGCTCGCCAACCAGTCGCGCTATATAGAAGCGGCGGATCTGTATAAGAGCGTCCTCTCTTCAAGCGAGCAGCCTCCATGCATCCGTGGCGAGCTGGGCTTCGTTTATCTGAAGCAGCGTGACGTCTCAGGTGCCGCTCAACAGTTTTCGGCAGAGAGTGAGCCGGTGTGCTCTCTCGCGCTGCTAGGCCAAGCACGCCTCCGCGTCGATGCAGGCTCGAACGAAGAGGGGCTGAAGCTTCTCGCCCAGTTATGGGACCGCGATCCTGGATTTCTCCAGGCGAATGTCTCCGCCTTTGCAGAGGGTATGGCGCAGGACCGCGGGTCCAGCTTCGCCTCGTTTCTCACGCGGCAGCATGGCTCGCATGAGCTTCCTGATGGCCTGTATGGATTGCTCACCGCGAACCTGCGCAGCCAATCTGCACAGATGCAGGCGGTACCAACTCGCGTGCGGGCTACTTCTCCTTCACTTGCTGCGGCCGAAAAGGACTATGCCTCCGGACGATATAAGCGGTGCGCCGACCGAACGGCAAACAGCCTGGCAACGAAGAATCAGAGTGGGCTGCGCCTTCTTGCTGCGTGTTCATCTCTTACCGGAGACGAAGAGCTCTCCTCGAGAGCCAGCGGAGAGCTTCGCGCTCTGGCTCCGCAGTCGATGGAGGCCTTGTATTGGTCGATCAAGTCGAATGAGCGGCTTGCCTTTCAGGCGCTCGAACGGTACGAGCAGTTGGAGCCCAACTCCGAGAGAACGCACCTTCTCCTCGGCGATATCTTCGTCCAGCGTGAGCGCTACGGCGATGCGCGGGCAGAGTATCAGAAGGCGCTCGCGCTCTCTCCCGGTGATCCCGCCGCTCTTGCAGGACTCGCGTCAGCCGCTCTCCGCGATGGAAATGTCGATCAGGCGTTCGAGGCCGCGCAGAAGGCGCTCGAACGTGCGCCTGAAGATCCGGAGATCAATCTTCTGATGGCGGAGGCTCTTGTAGAGCGGCACGAACTGCCGGATGCCGAGCCGTTTCTGAAGAAAGGATTGAACGCGAAGCCGCAGATGCTTCCGCATGTTCACGCGCTTCTCGGCCGCGTGTACGCAGCGACTAGCCGGCCACAGGAAGCAATCAGCGAATTGAAGATAGGGCTCGAGAGTGACGACGATGGCAGCGTTCACTATCAGCTCGCACGCCTCTACCGTCAGGCCGGTGATGACAGGAATGCTGCGATCGCGATGGAGCAGATGAAGGCAATCCAGCAAAGGCGGCGGGAAGGCGCCGTGACCGCGCTCAAAGACTCGCACCCCTCCTCGCTGGATGACGAACCATAA
- a CDS encoding glycoside hydrolase family 31 protein — protein sequence MVLLDHLTASASLPNGIVVRENAIEEEITALRDDLLRIRIARKGPLPEDASWAVLDDARHSSVAVTPETAEGHVGFRTRLLHVEIDRSTMALTIRDLNGNALQQDARPTRFEGGAFRLYKAFSHEEHFFGLGDKTGPLDRINQSFTLWNTDSYRFQESTDPLYKSIPFFMSYRAGRAIGVLLDNTWRSSFDFGKELPGVYSFGAVDGPVDYYVLYGPSPKQVVESYAWLTGKPPLPPLWTLGFQQSRYSYYPQSRVLEIADHLRADHIPADAIYLDIDYQEKNRPFTIDRERFPDFAGMIAKLKAEDFHVVAITDLHIAMLPGENYAPYDSGTAGDHFVKNPDGSIYTGRVWPGPSVFPDFVRAQTRTWWGTLYRDFYGMGVAGFWNDMNEPSVFDTVSRTIPENVIHRIDEPGFTRRTATHAEIHNVLGMENSRATFDGLKALNPNLRPFVLTRATYAGGQRYAATWTGDNSSSWNHLRMTTPMLENLGLSGFAFSGADVGGFAGTPTPELLTKWLEVAAFQPVDRDHSEKGTGDQEPWIGGPEQESIRRRFIEERYHLLPYLYTLAEETSRTGLPMVRPLFLEFPDAVPDRHPIDVDPEASSEFLLGRNLLIAPPHYPDELDHYAVEFPSPDWYDYWTGKKVPKPQEQSVANSPLPASATDRAPLFLQVHPELASLPVYVRAGSILPIAPVVQSVHETPRGPLTLRIYAGSACEGELYLDDGNSYAFQHGAYLRMKFTCEAAEEGFHLHVAAHEGSYAAWWKEIRAEVYGWTPRRNEISVNGRTKPLVAEGSSAATVFIVPDDVRGFDVELR from the coding sequence GTGGTTCTGCTCGATCATCTGACTGCGTCCGCTTCTCTGCCAAACGGCATCGTCGTGCGCGAGAATGCGATCGAGGAAGAGATCACCGCTCTGCGGGACGATCTGCTGCGCATCCGCATCGCTCGCAAGGGTCCGCTACCGGAAGATGCTTCATGGGCGGTGCTGGACGATGCACGACACAGCTCCGTTGCCGTCACGCCAGAGACTGCCGAAGGCCACGTCGGATTCCGTACTCGTCTACTGCACGTTGAGATCGACCGGTCGACGATGGCGCTGACCATTCGCGACCTCAATGGCAATGCCCTCCAACAGGACGCTCGGCCAACCCGTTTCGAGGGGGGCGCGTTTCGTCTTTATAAAGCCTTCTCTCACGAGGAGCACTTCTTCGGACTCGGCGACAAGACCGGCCCCTTGGATCGCATCAATCAGTCATTCACCCTATGGAACACTGACTCGTACCGCTTCCAGGAATCAACCGATCCTCTTTACAAGAGCATTCCCTTCTTTATGAGCTATCGCGCTGGCCGCGCAATCGGCGTCCTTCTGGACAACACCTGGCGCAGCAGCTTTGACTTCGGCAAAGAGCTGCCTGGCGTCTACTCGTTTGGCGCGGTCGATGGCCCGGTGGACTACTACGTTCTCTACGGGCCATCTCCAAAGCAGGTTGTGGAGTCCTACGCGTGGCTCACCGGCAAGCCCCCGCTGCCGCCATTGTGGACGCTGGGCTTTCAGCAGTCGCGCTACTCCTACTATCCGCAGTCGCGCGTGCTTGAGATCGCAGACCATCTCAGGGCCGATCACATTCCGGCCGACGCCATCTACCTCGATATCGACTATCAGGAGAAGAATCGCCCGTTCACCATCGACCGCGAGCGCTTCCCAGACTTTGCCGGGATGATCGCAAAGCTGAAGGCGGAAGATTTTCATGTCGTTGCCATTACCGATCTTCATATCGCAATGTTGCCGGGGGAGAACTACGCTCCCTACGACAGCGGCACAGCCGGCGATCACTTCGTGAAGAACCCCGACGGCTCAATCTACACCGGTCGCGTCTGGCCGGGCCCCAGCGTCTTTCCCGATTTCGTGCGGGCGCAGACGCGCACATGGTGGGGCACTCTCTACCGCGACTTCTATGGCATGGGCGTCGCCGGCTTCTGGAACGACATGAACGAACCCTCCGTCTTCGACACCGTATCCAGGACGATCCCCGAGAACGTCATCCACCGTATCGACGAGCCAGGATTTACCAGGCGCACCGCAACCCACGCCGAGATACACAACGTCCTTGGCATGGAAAACTCCCGCGCCACCTTCGACGGACTCAAGGCGCTCAACCCGAACCTGCGGCCATTCGTGCTCACGCGCGCCACCTACGCCGGTGGACAGAGATATGCAGCCACGTGGACCGGCGACAACAGCAGCAGCTGGAATCATCTCCGCATGACGACTCCGATGCTCGAGAACCTCGGGCTCAGCGGGTTTGCATTCAGCGGCGCGGACGTTGGTGGATTCGCCGGCACGCCAACGCCGGAGCTGCTGACCAAGTGGCTGGAGGTCGCGGCCTTCCAGCCGGTCGACCGCGACCACTCCGAGAAAGGAACCGGCGATCAGGAGCCATGGATCGGAGGTCCGGAGCAGGAGTCGATCCGCAGGCGCTTCATCGAGGAGCGCTATCATCTACTGCCTTATCTCTATACGCTCGCCGAAGAGACATCGAGGACAGGCCTGCCGATGGTGCGACCGCTATTCCTGGAGTTTCCGGATGCAGTTCCCGATCGTCACCCAATCGACGTCGATCCTGAGGCGTCGAGCGAGTTTCTTCTTGGGCGTAATCTGCTGATCGCGCCACCGCATTACCCCGATGAGCTCGACCACTATGCAGTCGAGTTCCCTTCCCCGGATTGGTACGACTACTGGACGGGAAAGAAGGTACCGAAGCCTCAGGAACAGTCTGTCGCCAATTCGCCTCTACCTGCGAGTGCGACAGACCGCGCTCCGCTGTTCCTCCAGGTTCATCCGGAGCTTGCGTCGCTTCCCGTCTATGTTCGCGCGGGATCGATTCTGCCGATCGCACCGGTAGTCCAGAGCGTTCATGAGACCCCGCGCGGCCCGTTGACGCTTCGCATCTACGCGGGCAGCGCGTGCGAAGGCGAGCTCTATCTGGACGATGGCAACAGCTACGCGTTTCAACACGGCGCGTACCTGCGGATGAAGTTCACCTGCGAGGCCGCGGAGGAGGGCTTTCACCTTCACGTCGCGGCGCACGAAGGTTCGTATGCCGCGTGGTGGAAGGAGATTCGCGCCGAGGTCTATGGATGGACTCCGAGGCGAAACGAGATCTCGGTGAACGGCAGGACGAAGCCGTTGGTTGCCGAAGGATCGTCGGCCGCTACAGTCTTCATCGTTCCTGACGACGTCAGGGGTTTCGACGTCGAGTTGAGATGA
- a CDS encoding protease pro-enzyme activation domain-containing protein — protein sequence MRAIGWGRSLTGRRCAKEVLAIGILTLLFQGNELHAQQTAPRIPSAINNQSRFTIQGSRPAMARSANDAGLVPSDTRLQGMTLVLSRTEAQEADLQALIAAQQDPSSSLYHRWLTPDEFAARFGVSDSDIAKIVSWLQAQGFSMERVSRTKDRIVFSGTASQAEAAFETELHYYKSDSRTDYAPSTDVSVPTALASSVKTVANLSSFRPRPHVKFKTAQSAPTANFTSNQSGGHYMTPKDVATIYDVNAAYNSAYTGSGQSIAIVGQSAVVLSDIEKFQSASGLMVKDPTLVLVPSSGTSTVSSGDESESDLDLEYSGAIAKGATIYFVYVGNNANYSVFDSLQYAVDERIAPIISMSYGACETEFSSSEYSTLNSILAQAATQGQTVIAASGDNGSTDCYGVKGLTPAQQKALAVDFPASSQYVTGLGGTEFPSVNVSSSNTTYWTSASGSDVIGSALSYIPEQVWNDDSSSSGIASGGGGVSTLTARPSWQTGVTGIPSGSYRLVPDISLSSSPENAGYLYCSSDSSTGITGSCSKGFRDSNNTYLTVAGGTSFASPIFAGMLAIINQKVNSTGQGVVNSTLYSLASNSTTYASAFHDITSGGNQCAAGATYCTTSGTSQYAAATGYDQASGLGSIDLHNLLTAWPTSSSLQASATTLSAAIGAPASGASDGITITVASALPASTTTPTGTLSIVVDGSTVASSLALTNGTATYTFSSTTTGSHVIQATYSGDSVYAASSGTLTLAVGSSAGSLSKSFTLSATNVGVSAGSSGTSTITINPANGYTGTIGWSVSGNSSSLSNTCYKLANATVSGTSSVTETMTIYTSSSACASASLGGASGLRRFITPAATVSQSSSYAPVNSNPGRGGVAMAGLLFASLIGFRFKRARTFAWIFVVAAFSFAASGCGSGVASPAASTSNTNAAKGSYTLTLTGTDTLSSSIGASTTLNLVIN from the coding sequence ATGAGAGCCATTGGATGGGGTAGGTCTTTGACAGGGCGTCGGTGTGCGAAAGAGGTGTTGGCCATCGGCATTTTGACCCTGTTGTTTCAGGGGAACGAATTGCACGCGCAGCAGACCGCGCCTCGGATTCCATCCGCTATCAATAACCAGAGCCGTTTCACGATTCAGGGATCTCGCCCCGCGATGGCTCGATCTGCAAATGACGCTGGCTTGGTCCCTTCTGATACCAGGCTGCAGGGGATGACGCTTGTCCTCAGCCGTACGGAGGCCCAGGAGGCAGATCTTCAGGCCTTGATTGCTGCGCAGCAGGATCCTTCTTCGTCTCTCTACCACCGATGGCTTACACCGGATGAGTTCGCCGCACGGTTCGGGGTATCAGACTCAGATATTGCCAAGATCGTGTCGTGGCTCCAGGCGCAGGGGTTCTCCATGGAGCGAGTGTCTCGCACGAAAGACCGGATCGTCTTTTCCGGCACGGCATCGCAAGCAGAAGCAGCCTTTGAGACGGAGCTGCATTACTATAAGTCGGATTCCAGGACCGACTATGCTCCCTCGACTGATGTGAGCGTTCCTACGGCTCTCGCCTCATCGGTGAAGACCGTTGCCAATCTATCGAGCTTCCGTCCCAGGCCTCACGTCAAGTTCAAGACCGCACAAAGCGCGCCGACGGCCAACTTTACTTCCAATCAGTCCGGCGGCCACTATATGACGCCAAAGGATGTCGCTACCATCTACGACGTCAATGCAGCCTACAACTCCGCCTACACGGGATCAGGCCAATCCATCGCAATCGTTGGCCAGTCTGCCGTGGTGCTGTCGGATATCGAGAAGTTCCAAAGTGCATCAGGCTTGATGGTGAAGGACCCCACGCTGGTCCTTGTGCCGAGCTCCGGAACGTCAACCGTCAGCTCCGGGGACGAGTCGGAGTCCGATCTCGACCTGGAGTATTCAGGAGCGATTGCCAAGGGTGCGACGATCTACTTCGTCTATGTTGGCAACAATGCGAATTACAGCGTATTTGATTCGCTGCAGTACGCAGTGGATGAGCGAATTGCGCCCATCATCAGCATGAGTTATGGAGCTTGTGAGACTGAGTTCAGCTCCAGTGAATACTCCACGTTGAACAGCATCCTGGCCCAGGCAGCGACACAGGGACAAACGGTGATCGCCGCGAGCGGAGACAACGGCTCGACCGATTGCTACGGTGTCAAGGGCCTGACGCCTGCCCAGCAAAAGGCCCTAGCTGTGGATTTTCCTGCCAGCAGCCAATACGTCACAGGTCTGGGTGGTACAGAGTTTCCTTCAGTCAATGTCTCGTCCTCGAACACGACCTACTGGACCTCCGCAAGCGGCAGCGATGTGATTGGCTCAGCGCTGTCTTACATTCCCGAGCAGGTTTGGAATGATGACTCGTCCTCGTCTGGAATCGCTTCCGGAGGCGGAGGCGTGAGCACCCTGACTGCCAGGCCGAGTTGGCAGACGGGAGTGACGGGAATTCCGTCAGGCAGTTATCGACTCGTGCCGGACATCTCCCTTAGCTCTTCTCCGGAAAACGCCGGCTATCTCTATTGCTCAAGCGACTCCTCGACTGGCATTACGGGAAGTTGCTCTAAGGGATTTCGTGACAGCAACAACACATACCTGACCGTGGCCGGAGGAACCAGCTTTGCTTCGCCGATCTTCGCCGGAATGCTGGCGATCATCAATCAAAAGGTGAACTCAACCGGACAAGGCGTGGTGAATTCCACCCTCTACAGTCTTGCTTCTAATTCCACTACCTATGCGTCGGCCTTCCATGACATTACCAGCGGAGGCAATCAATGTGCCGCGGGCGCGACTTATTGCACGACCTCCGGGACATCGCAGTATGCGGCTGCGACTGGTTATGACCAGGCCTCGGGGCTCGGCTCCATCGATCTCCACAATCTGCTGACGGCATGGCCGACTTCCTCATCGCTGCAGGCTTCCGCAACAACCCTCTCGGCAGCGATAGGGGCTCCCGCCAGCGGTGCGAGCGACGGGATTACGATCACCGTGGCTTCGGCGTTGCCGGCGTCCACGACTACGCCAACAGGGACTCTGAGCATCGTGGTTGATGGAAGCACAGTCGCGTCGTCCCTGGCGCTCACGAACGGGACGGCCACCTATACTTTCTCCTCGACGACGACGGGATCGCATGTCATCCAGGCGACCTACTCGGGAGACTCGGTGTATGCCGCTTCCAGCGGGACGCTCACTCTGGCTGTGGGCTCGTCAGCCGGTTCGTTGAGCAAAAGCTTTACGCTTTCGGCAACCAACGTGGGCGTCTCTGCGGGCAGCTCCGGCACCTCGACGATCACCATTAATCCAGCGAATGGTTACACAGGCACGATCGGCTGGAGCGTCAGCGGCAATTCGTCTTCGCTTTCGAACACGTGCTATAAACTCGCGAATGCGACGGTCTCCGGCACAAGCTCAGTGACCGAAACCATGACGATCTATACCAGCTCGTCGGCGTGTGCGAGTGCATCGCTGGGAGGAGCTAGCGGACTGCGAAGGTTCATTACTCCAGCGGCAACTGTCTCGCAGAGTAGCTCTTATGCGCCAGTCAACTCGAACCCGGGCCGAGGCGGCGTGGCCATGGCCGGGTTGCTATTCGCCAGCCTCATTGGATTTCGGTTTAAGCGAGCACGAACCTTCGCGTGGATCTTCGTTGTCGCGGCCTTCAGCTTTGCAGCGTCGGGCTGCGGCTCTGGAGTCGCAAGTCCGGCAGCTTCTACCTCAAACACGAATGCCGCGAAGGGGAGCTATACGCTGACTCTTACTGGCACCGATACTTTATCGTCATCGATTGGTGCGTCCACAACGCTGAACCTTGTCATCAACTGA